In Rhizobium jaguaris, a single window of DNA contains:
- the nuoD gene encoding NADH dehydrogenase (quinone) subunit D, translating to MTEVTELDRPEGEALNTREVLLNLGPQHPSTHGVLRLVLELDGELVERVDPHIGYLHRGTEKLAESFTYTQIFPLTDRLDYLCPPSNNLAFALAVEKLLGIEAPLRAQYIRVMMAELARISGHLLITGALPMDLGAMTALLYAMREREMIMDLMEMITGARMHTSFCRVGGVREDLPDGFLPKIREFCDIFPSRIRDYERLLEDNRVFLKRTKGVGVISGDDAVDLGLSGPNLRASGVDWDIRRDEPYEIYDRLDFNVITRKEGDCYARWQCRVDEMRESMKIIEQCIEQMPEGRFLIDMPTIAFPLDKDRVHCSMEALIQHFDLSAYGFNVPKGEVYSAIEAPKGELGFYIISDGSPKPFRMKVRAPSFVNLQALFGVTNARYLADMIAVLGSLDPVMAEVDK from the coding sequence GAGCTCGACAGGCCCGAAGGCGAAGCGCTCAATACTAGGGAAGTGCTTCTCAATCTCGGCCCGCAGCACCCCAGCACTCACGGGGTTCTTCGGCTCGTCCTCGAACTGGACGGCGAGCTTGTCGAGCGCGTGGACCCGCATATCGGCTACCTCCACCGCGGTACCGAAAAACTAGCGGAGAGCTTCACCTATACGCAGATATTCCCGCTGACGGACCGGCTCGACTATCTCTGCCCGCCTTCGAACAACCTGGCCTTCGCGCTGGCGGTGGAGAAACTCCTCGGCATAGAAGCACCGCTGCGGGCGCAGTATATCCGCGTGATGATGGCCGAGCTGGCGCGGATTTCCGGCCATCTCCTGATCACCGGCGCGTTGCCGATGGACCTGGGCGCCATGACTGCGCTCCTTTACGCCATGCGCGAGCGCGAAATGATCATGGACCTGATGGAGATGATTACTGGTGCGCGCATGCACACCTCGTTCTGCAGGGTTGGCGGGGTGCGCGAAGACCTGCCGGACGGTTTCCTTCCTAAGATCAGGGAGTTCTGCGACATCTTCCCGAGCCGGATCCGCGACTATGAGCGATTGCTCGAAGATAACAGGGTGTTCCTCAAGCGCACGAAAGGCGTGGGCGTGATCTCCGGCGACGACGCCGTCGATCTCGGCCTGAGCGGCCCGAACCTACGTGCTTCCGGAGTCGACTGGGACATCCGTCGCGACGAACCCTACGAAATTTATGACCGGCTCGATTTCAACGTCATCACCCGCAAGGAGGGCGATTGCTACGCGCGCTGGCAATGCCGGGTCGACGAGATGCGCGAAAGCATGAAGATTATCGAACAATGCATCGAGCAGATGCCCGAAGGGCGGTTCCTGATCGACATGCCGACCATCGCCTTCCCGCTGGACAAGGATCGGGTGCACTGCTCGATGGAGGCGCTCATCCAGCATTTCGACCTGTCGGCCTACGGCTTCAACGTGCCGAAGGGCGAGGTCTATTCGGCGATCGAGGCGCCAAAGGGCGAGCTCGGCTTTTACATCATTAGCGACGGGTCGCCAAAGCCGTTCCGCATGAAGGTGCGGGCACCTTCATTCGTCAACCTTCAGGCCCTTTTCGGGGTCACCAACGCCCGCTACCTGGCGGACATGATCGCCGTGCTCGGCAGCCTCGACCCCGTGATGGCAGAGGTGGACAAGTAG